In Chitinophaga nivalis, a single genomic region encodes these proteins:
- a CDS encoding bifunctional 3-deoxy-7-phosphoheptulonate synthase/chorismate mutase type II — MVHTMEEILSQTKFSDPASDKKPLIISGPCSAETEEQVLATALALQKTGKVDVLRAGIWKPRTRPGSFEGIGTKGLAWLQKAREITGLPLAVEVATAKQVEDALHFGVDILWVGARTTVNPFSVQEVADALKGVDTTVLIKNPINPDLELWIGAVERIQKAGINKVGLIHRGFSSYGNTQYRNAPMWHLAIELKRRMPELPMICDPSHISGRRDILQEVSQEAIDLDYDGLMLETHVDPDNAWSDAKQQVTPEKLAELLDGIVWRREHTDKKDFNSALEKLRAQINQVDDEIMLLLGNRMKIAEKIGSYKKENNITILQTNRWNEILERNIAKGEKLGLTKEFILKYFDAVHLESINRQNRIMNEEK; from the coding sequence ATGGTACACACAATGGAAGAAATACTGTCGCAAACCAAGTTCTCCGATCCTGCCTCTGATAAGAAGCCACTGATCATCTCCGGCCCTTGCAGCGCTGAAACGGAGGAACAGGTATTAGCTACCGCCCTCGCATTACAGAAAACAGGTAAAGTAGATGTTTTACGTGCCGGTATCTGGAAACCCCGTACCCGTCCAGGTTCTTTTGAAGGTATTGGTACCAAAGGCCTCGCCTGGTTACAGAAAGCCCGCGAAATTACCGGTCTGCCTTTAGCTGTGGAAGTAGCTACTGCGAAACAGGTGGAAGACGCGTTACATTTCGGTGTAGATATTTTATGGGTAGGAGCCCGTACTACAGTAAACCCTTTCTCTGTACAGGAAGTAGCAGATGCCCTGAAAGGTGTGGATACAACGGTGTTAATTAAAAACCCTATCAACCCTGATCTGGAACTCTGGATCGGTGCGGTGGAAAGAATACAAAAAGCAGGCATTAACAAAGTGGGATTAATCCACCGTGGTTTCTCCAGCTATGGTAATACACAATACCGCAATGCGCCGATGTGGCACCTGGCTATTGAGCTGAAACGCCGTATGCCGGAACTGCCAATGATCTGCGATCCAAGCCATATCTCCGGCCGTCGTGATATCCTACAGGAAGTTTCTCAGGAAGCCATTGACCTGGATTACGATGGACTGATGCTTGAAACACACGTAGATCCGGATAATGCCTGGAGCGATGCCAAACAACAGGTAACCCCTGAAAAACTGGCGGAACTGCTGGATGGTATTGTTTGGAGAAGAGAACATACCGATAAAAAAGATTTCAACTCTGCCCTGGAAAAACTGCGTGCGCAGATCAATCAGGTAGATGATGAAATTATGCTGCTGCTCGGCAATCGTATGAAAATTGCAGAGAAAATTGGTAGCTACAAAAAAGAAAATAACATCACCATCCTGCAAACCAACCGTTGGAACGAAATCCTGGAACGCAACATCGCTAAAGGTGAAAAACTGGGCCTGACCAAAGAATTCATCCTGAAATATTTTGATGCGGTACACCTGGAATCCATCAACCGCCAGAACAGGATCATGAACGAAGAAAAATAG
- a CDS encoding CocE/NonD family hydrolase — translation MRKWLLLACAALFAIPATSRAVNQDSLWMRENYTKKELYIPMRDGVKLFTSVYLPKDQSEKHPILMSRTPYSCAPYGEDAFRPFYNNHYKKYLKEGYIMVIQDVRGTWMSEGKYVNIRPFNAAKKGKKEIDEASDTYDTIDWLVKNLQGNNGNVGVFGISYPGFYSSMSALSGHPALKAVSPQAPIADWFIGDDFHHNGAFMLSDAFSFYTVFDHPHPQPTKTGPKGFDYYTKDNYKFFLETGPLKNFAKLVGDSVPFWQEMYDHPNYDSWWQARNVRNHLTNIKPAMLVVGGLFDAEDCFGAWNTYKAIEEKNPGANNRVVVGPWYHGQWASNDGTHLGKVRFDSNTSEYYANNIEVPFFNYYLKGKGQTPDIAEATVFFTGENQWRRLPKWPPAEIQTTPVYLQPDGKLSFSKPAATNSFSEYVSDPAKPVPYTEDVHFSRTISYMTDDQRFAARRPDVVTFETTVLDKDITLAGPLVADLIAGISSTDADFVVKLIDVFPEDFKYEEDAPAEHRRIPSSTYPMGGYQMLVRGEIMRGKFRNSFENPAPFVPNEPTAVKFTLPDVAHTFKKGHRIMVQIQSSWFPLADRNPQQFTDIYKATESDFKKATIRIYHDAQHPSLVTLPIVP, via the coding sequence ATGAGAAAATGGCTGCTGCTGGCCTGCGCCGCGCTGTTTGCAATTCCCGCCACATCCCGGGCTGTTAACCAGGATTCCCTCTGGATGCGGGAAAACTACACCAAAAAAGAATTATATATTCCGATGCGTGATGGCGTAAAACTGTTTACTTCTGTTTATCTTCCCAAAGATCAATCAGAAAAACATCCCATCCTGATGTCCCGCACACCGTATTCCTGCGCTCCCTACGGAGAAGATGCCTTCCGCCCTTTTTACAACAATCACTATAAAAAATACCTGAAAGAAGGCTATATCATGGTGATACAGGATGTAAGAGGCACCTGGATGAGTGAGGGTAAATATGTGAATATCCGTCCTTTTAATGCCGCTAAAAAAGGCAAAAAAGAGATTGATGAAGCCAGCGATACCTATGATACCATTGACTGGCTGGTGAAAAACCTGCAGGGCAACAATGGCAACGTGGGTGTCTTCGGTATTTCCTACCCCGGCTTCTATTCCAGCATGAGTGCCCTAAGCGGCCATCCGGCATTAAAAGCCGTAAGCCCGCAGGCGCCTATTGCCGACTGGTTCATCGGAGATGACTTCCACCACAACGGTGCTTTCATGTTATCAGATGCGTTCTCTTTCTACACCGTATTTGACCATCCTCACCCGCAGCCTACCAAAACAGGCCCGAAAGGATTCGATTACTACACAAAAGATAACTACAAATTCTTTCTGGAAACAGGTCCGCTGAAAAACTTTGCCAAACTGGTAGGCGACAGCGTTCCCTTCTGGCAGGAAATGTACGACCATCCGAATTACGACAGCTGGTGGCAGGCACGCAACGTGCGTAATCACCTGACCAATATTAAACCCGCCATGCTGGTAGTAGGTGGCTTATTTGATGCTGAAGATTGCTTCGGTGCCTGGAATACCTACAAAGCAATTGAAGAGAAAAACCCGGGCGCCAACAACCGTGTTGTGGTAGGTCCGTGGTATCATGGCCAGTGGGCTTCCAACGATGGTACACACCTGGGTAAAGTACGCTTTGACAGCAATACTTCCGAGTACTATGCCAACAACATTGAAGTACCGTTTTTCAATTATTACCTGAAAGGTAAAGGACAGACACCGGATATTGCAGAAGCTACCGTGTTCTTCACCGGTGAAAACCAGTGGAGACGCCTGCCTAAATGGCCTCCTGCTGAAATACAAACTACCCCTGTTTACCTGCAACCGGATGGAAAGTTATCCTTCTCCAAACCTGCTGCTACCAACAGTTTCAGCGAATATGTAAGTGATCCGGCCAAACCGGTTCCGTATACAGAAGATGTACACTTCAGCCGCACCATCAGCTACATGACCGATGATCAGCGTTTTGCTGCACGTCGCCCGGATGTGGTTACCTTTGAAACGACTGTACTGGATAAAGACATCACCCTGGCAGGTCCGCTGGTAGCAGATCTGATTGCCGGTATCAGCAGCACCGATGCCGACTTTGTGGTAAAACTGATTGATGTATTCCCGGAAGATTTTAAATATGAAGAAGATGCACCGGCTGAACACCGCCGTATTCCGTCTTCTACTTATCCGATGGGTGGTTACCAGATGCTGGTACGTGGCGAAATTATGCGGGGTAAATTCCGCAACAGTTTCGAAAACCCGGCCCCATTTGTACCCAACGAACCTACTGCCGTGAAGTTTACCCTGCCGGATGTAGCCCATACTTTTAAGAAAGGGCACCGCATCATGGTACAGATACAAAGCAGCTGGTTCCCGCTGGCAGACCGGAATCCGCAGCAGTTCACAGATATTTACAAAGCCACGGAAAGCGACTTTAAAAAAGCCACCATCCGTATTTACCACGATGCACAGCACCCTTCACTGGTAACGCTGCCGATCGTTCCATAA
- the aroC gene encoding chorismate synthase has product MNSFGRLFRVNVFGESHGASVGVNIDGIPAGIPLQQEDFLADLERRKGGARGTTPRKEEDLPFIKSGVFNDHTTGAPVTILFENNNTRSTDYEKLREFPRPGHADFVATEKFGGFEDYRGGGHFSGRLTLNLVAAGVIAKKILGKDISIQAVIKEVGGYADAEEGLNAAIAAKDSVGGVVECVVEGLPIGLGEPFFDSLESALAHAVFAIPAIKGIEFGSGFAAARMKGVEHNDAIVDKSGKTATNHAGGVVGGITNGNPLVFRIAVKPTSSTPKEQQTLNIKSGEVETFSVKGRHDLCIALRVPVVLEAVTAMVLADFILLEQRRPRIFSA; this is encoded by the coding sequence GTGAACAGTTTTGGTAGATTATTCCGTGTAAATGTTTTTGGCGAGTCGCATGGCGCCAGTGTAGGCGTAAACATAGATGGTATTCCGGCAGGTATTCCCCTGCAGCAGGAAGACTTTCTCGCCGACCTGGAAAGACGTAAAGGTGGTGCCCGTGGTACTACGCCCCGTAAAGAAGAGGATCTGCCTTTTATCAAGTCAGGTGTATTCAACGACCATACAACAGGAGCGCCGGTAACGATTCTCTTTGAAAATAATAATACCCGCAGTACGGATTATGAAAAGCTGCGGGAGTTTCCGCGGCCCGGTCATGCCGATTTTGTGGCCACGGAAAAATTCGGTGGCTTCGAAGACTACCGTGGCGGCGGCCATTTCAGCGGCCGGCTTACCTTAAATCTGGTTGCCGCCGGTGTGATTGCCAAAAAAATATTGGGCAAGGATATCAGTATCCAGGCAGTTATCAAGGAAGTAGGCGGTTATGCGGATGCGGAAGAAGGACTGAATGCAGCCATTGCAGCCAAAGACTCTGTTGGCGGCGTCGTGGAGTGTGTGGTGGAAGGATTGCCGATTGGCCTCGGTGAACCGTTTTTTGATTCGCTGGAATCGGCCCTCGCACATGCGGTATTCGCCATTCCTGCTATTAAAGGAATTGAGTTCGGCTCCGGCTTTGCCGCTGCCCGTATGAAGGGCGTGGAGCATAATGATGCCATTGTGGATAAAAGCGGTAAAACAGCTACCAATCATGCCGGTGGCGTGGTAGGAGGTATTACCAATGGTAATCCGCTGGTGTTCCGTATTGCTGTGAAACCTACTTCCAGCACACCTAAGGAACAACAAACCCTCAATATTAAAAGCGGAGAAGTAGAAACCTTCAGTGTAAAAGGTCGGCATGACCTGTGTATAGCGCTGCGGGTGCCTGTGGTACTGGAAGCCGTGACCGCCATGGTACTGGCCGATTTCATATTGCTGGAACAACGCCGGCCCAGAATTTTTTCTGCATAA
- a CDS encoding pyridoxal phosphate-dependent aminotransferase: MQIQVAKRLQGTEEYYFSKKLREIEEMNQTGVRVISLGIGSPDLPPHPSVVAALQEQAALPNTHAYQGYKGIPALRQAMASWYHEYYQVSLNPDTEVLPLIGSKEGIMHICMTYLQEGDAALIPNPGYPTYRSAVNLSGATVISYDLIEANGWLPDLDALAQTDLSRVKLMWVNYPHMPTGARVNKEFAQKLIAFARQHNILICHDNPYSFILNEQPESLLQFEGAKDVVLELNSLSKSGNMAGWRVGMMVGKAEWISDVLRFKSNMDSGMFQPVQLAAVKALQLGSEWYSSLNTIYRARREKVYQLLDLLQCTYDKNQVGMFMWARIPDTYESGYTLADQVLQQARVFITPGGIFGSNGNGYIRVSLCQDEKVFQEAIDRIKTALK, translated from the coding sequence ATGCAGATACAGGTAGCTAAAAGATTACAGGGTACAGAAGAATACTACTTCTCCAAAAAATTGCGGGAAATAGAAGAAATGAACCAAACAGGTGTTCGGGTGATCAGCCTGGGCATCGGTAGCCCCGACCTGCCGCCCCACCCATCCGTGGTGGCTGCATTGCAGGAGCAGGCAGCTTTACCCAATACCCACGCTTATCAGGGGTACAAAGGTATTCCTGCTTTACGCCAGGCCATGGCCAGCTGGTACCACGAATACTACCAGGTGAGCCTGAACCCGGATACGGAAGTACTGCCACTGATAGGTTCCAAAGAAGGGATCATGCACATTTGTATGACCTACCTGCAGGAAGGGGATGCCGCCCTCATTCCCAACCCGGGATACCCTACCTATCGTTCGGCGGTAAACCTGAGCGGCGCTACGGTAATCAGCTACGACCTGATAGAAGCCAACGGATGGCTCCCCGATCTGGATGCATTGGCCCAAACAGACCTGAGCCGGGTGAAACTGATGTGGGTAAACTATCCGCATATGCCCACCGGCGCCAGGGTGAACAAGGAGTTTGCACAAAAGCTGATTGCTTTTGCCAGACAACATAACATCCTCATCTGCCATGATAATCCTTATAGCTTCATCCTGAATGAACAACCGGAAAGTTTGTTGCAGTTTGAAGGGGCAAAGGACGTGGTACTGGAACTGAACTCGCTGAGCAAATCGGGCAATATGGCCGGCTGGCGGGTAGGTATGATGGTCGGTAAAGCAGAATGGATTTCAGATGTACTGCGTTTCAAAAGCAATATGGACTCTGGTATGTTCCAGCCCGTACAGCTGGCGGCAGTGAAAGCGCTGCAACTGGGCAGCGAATGGTACAGTAGCCTCAATACCATTTACCGCGCCCGGCGGGAAAAAGTATATCAGCTGCTCGACCTGCTGCAATGCACCTATGATAAAAACCAGGTGGGTATGTTTATGTGGGCACGTATCCCCGATACCTATGAATCCGGCTACACGCTGGCAGATCAGGTATTACAACAGGCCCGCGTATTTATTACCCCGGGAGGTATTTTTGGTAGTAACGGTAACGGCTATATCAGGGTAAGCCTTTGTCAGGATGAAAAGGTTTTCCAGGAAGCAATAGACCGGATCAAAACAGCATTAAAATGA
- a CDS encoding MmcQ/YjbR family DNA-binding protein: MNLTQFQEYCLSLPGVTEEFPFGENTLVYKVSGKLFALTDLVNFESINLKCDPETAIELRERYEGVTPGYHMNKKHWNTVETHTNIPNKLLLEWIKDSYDLVVASLPKKEREKLGQ, encoded by the coding sequence ATGAACCTGACACAATTCCAGGAGTATTGCCTCTCTCTTCCCGGTGTTACCGAAGAATTTCCTTTTGGAGAAAATACCCTGGTATATAAGGTGTCAGGAAAGTTATTTGCCCTGACTGATCTGGTCAATTTTGAAAGTATCAACCTGAAATGTGATCCGGAAACCGCCATTGAGTTGCGGGAACGTTATGAAGGTGTGACTCCCGGTTATCACATGAACAAAAAACACTGGAATACCGTAGAAACCCATACTAATATTCCTAACAAACTCCTGCTGGAATGGATCAAAGATTCCTATGACCTGGTAGTTGCCAGCTTACCTAAAAAAGAAAGAGAGAAACTGGGCCAATAA
- the aroB gene encoding 3-dehydroquinate synthase → MLIQTHRFQQQATQYFLGESLLQLGNHVDRNRAVLVIDENVERHHGHHLHDWKKIIVPAGEEVKNMATIENIIDGLTAHEADRKTTLVGIGGGMLTDVAGFAAAIYMRGIPFGFVPTTLLAQVDASIGGKNGVSHGKHKNLLGIIRQPSFILFDYTLPLTMPDEEWHNGFAEIIKYACIMDAALFDFLEANKEKALLRDVAVLEYLVEKSVAAKTKVVLEDEFENGPRRWLNFGHTLGHAVEKLEHMAHGKAVAIGMVAASRFSEKLIGFPAEQTQRLIRLISNYQLPVAFTSDKTAVFDIFKLDKKREKDVIHFVLLEEIGKATTMAVPITELRELLQEL, encoded by the coding sequence ATGCTAATACAAACGCACCGGTTTCAACAGCAGGCTACCCAGTATTTTTTAGGGGAAAGCCTGCTGCAACTTGGCAACCACGTAGACAGGAACAGGGCCGTACTGGTCATAGATGAAAATGTGGAACGGCATCACGGACATCACCTGCATGACTGGAAAAAAATTATTGTTCCGGCAGGAGAAGAAGTGAAAAACATGGCTACCATCGAAAATATAATCGATGGGTTAACCGCGCACGAAGCAGACCGTAAAACAACACTGGTAGGTATTGGCGGCGGCATGTTGACCGACGTAGCCGGATTTGCCGCCGCTATCTATATGCGGGGGATTCCTTTTGGTTTCGTACCTACTACTTTACTGGCACAGGTGGATGCTTCCATTGGCGGTAAAAATGGCGTGAGCCACGGCAAACATAAAAACCTGCTGGGCATCATCCGTCAGCCATCGTTCATCCTCTTTGACTATACGTTGCCGCTGACCATGCCGGATGAAGAATGGCACAACGGTTTTGCGGAAATCATCAAATACGCCTGTATCATGGATGCAGCCCTGTTTGATTTCCTCGAAGCCAACAAAGAAAAAGCCCTGTTGCGTGATGTAGCCGTACTGGAATATCTCGTGGAAAAATCTGTGGCTGCCAAAACCAAAGTGGTACTGGAAGATGAGTTTGAAAATGGCCCGCGCCGCTGGCTGAACTTCGGCCATACACTGGGTCATGCGGTGGAGAAACTGGAGCACATGGCACATGGTAAAGCCGTGGCAATAGGTATGGTAGCTGCCAGCCGTTTTTCAGAAAAACTGATCGGGTTCCCGGCAGAACAGACGCAGCGACTCATCAGACTGATCAGCAATTACCAGCTGCCGGTAGCATTTACTTCCGATAAAACGGCGGTATTCGACATCTTCAAACTCGACAAGAAGCGGGAAAAAGACGTAATACATTTTGTATTACTGGAGGAAATAGGGAAAGCAACTACGATGGCTGTACCTATTACGGAACTGCGGGAGCTGCTCCAGGAGTTATAA
- a CDS encoding FKBP-type peptidyl-prolyl cis-trans isomerase: MYKKYVFIGALGVLSLPGFSQSKPVAKPKTGTAKPLAKGQVLKTRLDSVSYGIGLNIADNLKAQGLENVNTTLLAKAIQDVLKSQPLTLSKEQSDMSISNYLQQLKTEKSAKNREAGVKFLAENKTKPGIVTLPSGLQYQIVKEGTGPKPTATDKVKTHYHGTLIDGTVFDSSVDRGEPITFPVNGVIKGWTEALQLMPVGSKWRLFIPADLAYGERQAGPKIGPGSTLVFDVELLDIVK; encoded by the coding sequence ATGTACAAAAAATATGTGTTTATTGGTGCCCTCGGGGTACTGTCCCTTCCAGGTTTTTCTCAATCCAAACCGGTAGCCAAACCTAAAACAGGAACAGCTAAACCACTGGCAAAAGGCCAGGTATTGAAAACACGTCTGGATAGTGTCAGTTATGGTATTGGTTTGAATATCGCAGATAACCTGAAAGCACAGGGTCTGGAAAATGTAAACACCACTTTACTGGCCAAAGCCATTCAGGATGTCTTAAAAAGTCAACCTTTAACCTTATCTAAAGAACAAAGTGATATGAGCATCAGCAATTACCTGCAGCAGCTGAAAACAGAAAAATCTGCCAAAAACCGCGAAGCCGGTGTAAAATTCCTGGCAGAAAATAAAACCAAGCCAGGTATTGTTACGCTTCCGAGTGGTTTGCAATACCAAATCGTGAAAGAAGGTACCGGTCCGAAACCTACCGCCACTGATAAAGTTAAAACCCACTACCACGGTACATTAATCGACGGTACTGTGTTTGATAGTTCAGTAGACAGAGGAGAGCCGATTACATTCCCGGTAAACGGTGTGATCAAAGGCTGGACGGAAGCCCTGCAATTGATGCCGGTAGGCTCCAAATGGCGCCTTTTTATTCCTGCTGACCTGGCATACGGCGAACGTCAGGCAGGGCCGAAAATTGGTCCCGGCAGCACACTGGTATTTGATGTTGAACTGCTCGATATCGTTAAGTAA
- the aroA gene encoding 3-phosphoshikimate 1-carboxyvinyltransferase: MQVTVSPAIIKGTVTANPSKSAMQRAVAAALLAKGKSIIRNPGLSNDCLAALEVAENLGAKIKREPEHFEITSNGVQPFYDEINCGESGLGIRMFTPIAALSSLPITIDGHGSLTTRPMDFFEEVLPLLQVKCTTQGGKLPLHIQGPLQPAAITIDGSLSSQFLTGLLMAYGAVAEDVTITVKDLKSKPYIALTLQLMAQFGVTVTEENFEKFHFGKKQSYKAGEYTVEGDWSGAAFLLVAAAVAGKAEVQHLNTASAQSDKAILESLEKSGAHVLQGMFTVNIEKDKLVAFETDATDCPDLFPPLVALAANCNGTTKIKGVSRLAHKESDRGLTLQEEFGKMGIRIDLEGDVMLVHGGTGIKAATVHSHNDHRIAMACAVAALTADGPVVIENAEAINKSYPEFYDHLQQLGGKVLVHA; this comes from the coding sequence ATGCAAGTTACTGTATCACCAGCGATCATTAAAGGAACCGTTACAGCCAACCCTTCCAAGAGTGCTATGCAGCGCGCTGTGGCAGCGGCTTTACTGGCAAAAGGGAAAAGCATTATCCGCAATCCCGGCCTGAGCAATGATTGCCTGGCTGCACTGGAAGTAGCCGAAAACCTGGGCGCTAAAATTAAAAGGGAGCCGGAACATTTTGAAATTACCAGCAACGGGGTACAACCGTTTTATGATGAAATCAATTGCGGCGAATCAGGTTTAGGTATCCGGATGTTTACCCCTATTGCAGCGTTATCGTCGCTGCCGATTACCATTGATGGCCACGGTAGTTTAACAACCCGCCCGATGGATTTTTTTGAAGAAGTACTGCCGCTTTTGCAAGTGAAATGTACGACACAGGGTGGTAAATTACCCTTACATATTCAAGGTCCTTTACAACCGGCTGCTATTACCATCGATGGTTCTTTAAGCTCCCAGTTTCTGACCGGGTTGCTGATGGCTTATGGCGCAGTTGCGGAAGATGTGACCATCACTGTGAAAGATCTTAAAAGCAAACCATACATTGCGTTGACCCTGCAACTGATGGCACAATTTGGTGTTACGGTTACAGAAGAAAATTTTGAAAAATTCCATTTCGGAAAAAAACAAAGCTATAAAGCAGGTGAATATACCGTGGAAGGAGACTGGAGTGGGGCGGCTTTCCTGCTGGTAGCAGCAGCGGTAGCCGGTAAGGCAGAAGTACAGCACCTGAACACCGCTTCTGCACAGTCAGATAAAGCGATCCTGGAATCACTGGAAAAATCCGGTGCACACGTATTACAGGGTATGTTTACCGTTAATATAGAAAAAGACAAACTGGTGGCATTCGAAACAGATGCGACAGATTGTCCCGATTTATTCCCGCCGCTGGTAGCCCTGGCTGCTAACTGTAACGGTACTACGAAAATAAAAGGCGTGAGCCGCCTGGCGCATAAGGAAAGCGACCGTGGACTCACCCTCCAGGAAGAATTTGGTAAAATGGGTATCCGCATAGACCTGGAAGGAGATGTGATGCTGGTACATGGCGGTACCGGAATTAAAGCGGCTACCGTACATTCGCATAATGACCACCGTATTGCAATGGCCTGCGCAGTAGCAGCCCTCACCGCAGACGGACCGGTAGTGATTGAAAATGCAGAAGCCATCAATAAATCATATCCGGAATTTTATGATCATCTGCAACAGCTGGGCGGTAAAGTATTGGTGCATGCATAA
- a CDS encoding acyloxyacyl hydrolase, translating into MKHFLMMVQLWCTVLVVQAQDTTDLWQKAKQNPNLGRFKYLELKLHNGSHIYNGENMGEFLKHGYQSMEIRMGWQSTGAHDWQRALNYPSYGLGFYTGWIGEATILGNPSGLYGFFYAPLCRRKRHTFEAGLALGLTYDLNTYDKHTNPLNDAISSKVDVYFNLSIGGVWKASEIWDLTYGLDLTHFSNGRTHTPNLGLNMAGFNVGVRYHYNSIKRIVKKQIDSTYTANIRPTFIVAPLKPLRQRNEVSIYGAFGVVQHDSRQNTSAFYGTASLVMDYSRRYSHIASFGAGLDGFYDGSLGYTYEQQYGGRVRTGDKMLGGIHIGHALHLQRFDLVTQMGTYWYQRDDKKGSVFLRVGLRYNLHKNGFMQIGLKTLNGAKADWAEWGGGGKVAW; encoded by the coding sequence ATGAAGCATTTTTTGATGATGGTGCAACTTTGGTGCACAGTATTGGTAGTCCAGGCACAGGATACCACAGATCTTTGGCAGAAGGCAAAACAAAACCCCAATCTGGGCAGATTTAAATACCTGGAGCTCAAACTACACAATGGTTCCCACATTTATAACGGCGAGAATATGGGCGAATTCCTGAAACATGGGTATCAGTCAATGGAAATACGTATGGGCTGGCAGTCTACCGGCGCACACGACTGGCAACGCGCCCTCAATTACCCCAGTTACGGCCTGGGATTTTATACCGGTTGGATAGGCGAAGCTACCATATTGGGTAATCCCAGCGGATTGTATGGCTTTTTTTATGCGCCGCTATGTCGTCGTAAGCGACATACATTCGAAGCCGGTCTGGCATTGGGGTTAACCTATGACCTGAATACCTACGATAAGCACACCAACCCGTTGAATGATGCTATCAGCTCTAAAGTGGATGTGTATTTTAACCTGAGCATCGGTGGGGTGTGGAAGGCATCGGAGATATGGGACCTTACCTACGGGCTGGATCTGACGCACTTCTCCAACGGCCGTACCCATACGCCTAACCTGGGTTTGAATATGGCAGGCTTCAATGTGGGCGTACGTTATCATTACAACAGTATCAAACGGATTGTTAAAAAACAGATAGACAGTACCTATACGGCCAATATCCGGCCTACGTTTATTGTAGCGCCTTTAAAACCGCTGCGGCAACGGAATGAGGTCAGCATTTACGGCGCCTTTGGAGTGGTACAACATGACAGCCGGCAGAATACCAGCGCTTTTTACGGTACCGCATCGCTGGTGATGGATTACAGCCGGAGGTACAGCCACATTGCCAGTTTTGGCGCCGGCCTGGACGGATTCTATGATGGTTCGCTCGGCTATACGTATGAACAGCAATATGGTGGCCGGGTACGCACGGGCGATAAAATGCTGGGGGGTATTCACATTGGTCATGCCTTGCATTTACAACGGTTTGATCTTGTCACGCAGATGGGTACTTACTGGTACCAGCGGGATGACAAGAAAGGGTCTGTGTTTTTGCGGGTAGGACTACGCTATAACCTGCATAAGAATGGCTTTATGCAAATCGGATTAAAAACCCTCAATGGTGCGAAAGCTGATTGGGCAGAGTGGGGAGGCGGTGGAAAAGTAGCCTGGTAA
- a CDS encoding prephenate dehydrogenase, whose translation MIVSIIGTGLIGGSLAITLKEKGTASRVIGVDLDAAHLARAVELNIIDEGASLDVAMERSDLLVLAIPVDAVLQILPRIMDNIRPGQVIMDVGSTKAEILDLVKDHPNRGRFVAAHPMAGTEYSGPDAAVRNLFVHKTMVLCDVKNSDEDALELVENMVDQLQMRTVYMNAEEHDLHTAYVSHISHITSFALALTVLKKEKETGRIFELASGGFESTVRLAKSSPDMWVPIFKHNRSNVLDVLDEHINQLQQMKTLLELEDYDTFYKLIQKSNKIRKILK comes from the coding sequence ATGATTGTATCAATAATTGGAACAGGCCTTATCGGCGGCTCGCTGGCTATTACCCTGAAAGAAAAGGGAACTGCCTCCCGGGTAATCGGCGTTGATCTTGACGCCGCCCACCTGGCACGGGCCGTGGAACTGAACATTATCGATGAAGGCGCCTCACTGGATGTAGCCATGGAACGTTCAGACCTGCTGGTGCTGGCAATACCCGTAGATGCCGTGCTGCAGATCCTGCCCCGCATCATGGATAACATCCGCCCCGGACAAGTCATCATGGATGTAGGCTCCACCAAGGCAGAAATACTGGATCTGGTTAAAGACCATCCCAACAGAGGCCGCTTTGTAGCGGCTCACCCCATGGCAGGTACCGAGTACTCCGGTCCGGATGCTGCTGTACGCAACCTGTTTGTACACAAAACAATGGTGTTGTGCGACGTTAAAAACAGTGATGAAGATGCCCTGGAGTTAGTGGAAAATATGGTAGACCAACTGCAGATGCGTACCGTATATATGAATGCGGAAGAACATGACCTGCATACAGCTTACGTATCCCACATCTCACACATCACTTCTTTTGCACTGGCATTAACCGTGCTGAAGAAAGAAAAAGAAACAGGCCGCATCTTTGAACTGGCCAGTGGTGGTTTTGAATCTACCGTACGTCTGGCGAAAAGCTCGCCGGATATGTGGGTGCCTATCTTCAAACACAACCGCAGCAATGTACTGGATGTACTGGACGAACATATCAACCAGCTGCAGCAAATGAAAACACTGCTGGAACTGGAAGACTATGACACGTTCTATAAATTAATACAGAAATCAAATAAAATCAGGAAAATCCTGAAGTAA